Proteins from a genomic interval of Quercus robur chromosome 9, dhQueRobu3.1, whole genome shotgun sequence:
- the LOC126699513 gene encoding growth-regulating factor 4-like: MNSTGGGGGGGGSVSGTGIGTGMRSPFTVSQWQELEHQALIFKYMVAGLPVPPDLVLPIQRSFESISHRFFHHPTMGYCSFYGKKVDPEPGRCRRTDGKKWRCSKDAYPDSKYCERHMHRGRNRSRKPVESQTMTQSTSSTVTSLTVTGSSSGNGSLQNLPLSAFGNPQGASSGANQSQYHLDSIPYGIPNKDYRYLPGLKPEVGEHSFFSDASGSNRNLQMDSQLDGTWPLMPSRVASFPASKSSDNSMLQNDYPQHSFFNSDFSSGEPVKQEGQSLRPFFDEWPKTRESWSGLEDERSNQTSFSTTQLSISIPMTTSDFSATSSRSPHDN; encoded by the exons ATGAATAGTACTGGTGGAGGTGGTGGGGGTGGAGGTAGTGTTAGTGGGACAGGAATAGGCACAGGTATGAGGTCACCTTTTACAGTGTCACAATGGCAGGAGCTAGAGCACCAAGCTTTGATCTTTAAGTATATGGTGGCAGGTTTGCCTGTACCACCTGATCTTGTGCTACCTATTCAGAGAAGCTTTGAGTCTATTTCTCATAGGTTCTTCCACCATCCCACAA TGGGCTATTGCTCCTTCTATGGGAAGAAGGTGGACCCAGAGCCGGGACGATGCAGGAGAACAGATGGCAAGAAGTGGAGGTGCTCCAAAGACGCCTACCCGGACTCTAAGTACTGTGAGCGCCACATGCACCGTGGCCGCAACCGTTCAAGAAAGCCTGTGGAATCACAAACTATGACGCAGTCAACATCGTCCACTGTGACATCACTGACTGTCACTGGAAGCAGCAGTGGGAATGGGAGCTTACAGAACCTACCATTGAGTGCCTTTGGTAATCCCCAAGGTGCTAGTTCTGGAGCCAACCAGTCCCAGTATCATCTGGATTCCATTCCATATGGAATCCCAAACAAAGATTACAG GTACCTTCCAGGACTTAAACCTGAGGTTGGTGAGCATAGTTTCTTCTCTGATGCTTCAGGAAGCAATAGGAATCTCCAGATGGACTCACAGCTAGATGGTACATGGCCTCTGATGCCATCCAGAGTTGCCTCATTTCCTGCATCAAAATCCAGTGACAATTCCATGTTGCAGAATGATTATCCCCAGCATTCATTTTTCAATAGTGATTTTTCCTCTGGAGAACCTGTGAAACAGGAGGGTCAGTCACTTCGACCTTTCTTTGACGAGTGGCCTAAAACCAGGGAGTCTTGGTCTGGTCTTGAGGATGAAAGATCCAATCAGACCTCATTCTCCACAACTCAGCTCTCAATATCTATTCCAATGACTACATCTGACTTCTCTGCAACAAGTTCTCGATCTCCACATg ATAATTGA